ACCATCTTTACGTATAAATCTCCATTCATCCCTTGAAGGATCTCCTGATAATAAATGTCGATAAAAACGATTAGCCTTTTCTTTATCATCAGAATAAACAGTTGAAAGCCATAGTTCATAATCTTCTTCGAATTCTTTCGCAGAATAGCCATATAAACTTTCGATCCCTTTCGAAACCTTAAGTTTTTGTTCGGTTAGATCGTTTGTCCATAAAAACGAAGCACTATTATTAAAAAGACTATCTAGCTCGGCTTTACGATCTTTAAGTTTATCTAAATAATAATTTGCTTTATCATACTGCTTTCCTAACCACCATGGCACTGGTAGTAAAAGAAACAATATAAAGATTAAATCATAATAAGGTTCCGCTAACTTCCCCATTAAATAACGATAAATTAATATTCCTACATAGATTGCAATAATAAGCAGAGTAGCCAACATTCTTCCCGTATGTTTCAAGACCTCTTATCCCCTTTAAAGACTGTAAAAATAGCTGTCTACATTTTCACAGTTTTTTCAGCTTGATATATTTTACCATCAAACATTTTCTACAGCTAGGTATTTATTCCCCCTAATAACCCCTTACTAAACTTTTTGGTTCAGCACCGCTCTTATAAATCACTATCTTTCTTATGCTAATAAACTTTTACATATATTTCTATCACTTGTTTAATAATACACTTAGTTGAATTCACATTTCGGAGGTACGTCTTCATGAGCTTCATAAAGGTAGATCAAACGATGTTGGAAAGACGTAAAATCCACCATTCAGTTTCTTACCACGATAACCTTATAACATACAGACATCCGTGGGTTGTAGCATGGTGGTCAGCTGCATTACCTGGTTTTGGCCACTTTATGTTATGTAAGTTTGTAACTGGGTTTATTCTATTTATTTGGGAAATTACAGTAAACGTTAATGCAGGAATAAATGCTGCATTAATGTACTCAATGATCGGAGAAATGGAAAAAGCTATTGAGGTAATAAATCCAAACTGGCTACTGTTATATCCAAGTGTTTACGTATATGGAATATGGGATTCATATCGAAGAACCGTTGAAATGAATGGACAATATGTCCTTGCATACAGAGAAAATAGTTCAATAACTCCTTTCAAAATAAGTGCTTTAGAAATTAACTTTTTAGACCGAAGACAACCTTGGATTTCTGCAATATGCTCAATACTCGCCCCTGGCTTAGGGTATTTATACATCAATCGTATACCGAGTGCTGTTTTTACAATCATTTGGTGGATCGTTATTATTTATTTTTCAAACTTTTACGAAGCATTACTACATACGATGCTCGGAGATATTTCTTATGCACTTTCTATATTAAATCCGCAATGGTTTTTGTTCATCCCCTCAATTTATGTATTTTCTATTTATGATAGTTACGCATATACCGTCGACCTAAACAAAGTGTTTGAAAAAGAACAGGCGAATTATCTCAAAAGGAATTATCAGAATAACGCTATTGAAAAACTCGCAAAGTTAAAGAAATAATAAGGAGTTAAAGATATGTACATCATCTCTACTTTTGAATACTCTTCAAAATTAGAATTAGCACTCTCGGAACTAGAGCAAAAGGGCATTCCAAAAGAGAACATTCTTGCTTTTCCTCTAGATAAACGTGTTGAAGAAGCAAAGTTATTTGATTCAATCCATCAATCAGATGGCATGAGTTTATTTGACTTAGCTGCTGTTTTTGGAATGATTTTTATGCTTGTGGGGAGTATTTATGGATATATTTTAAATTTAGGGCCTATCATTTGGGGAGTTATTGGCTTAATTATTGGACTGATTATCGGCTTTCTAATTGATTTTTACCTTTACAAAAAGAATTATCAAAAAAAGGCCAACATGAGTAAGGGTAGAAAATCAGAAGTCGTTATTATTGTTGAGTGTAGTGAGGAGAAGGTTGAAAAGGTAGAAGACATACTTTGGAGCCATTTATCTTTCGGTATTTGCCGTGTTAAAAGTAATAACCCTATTCAGTAAAAAACAACTTATTACCTTACTGTGTGTAGTAAAAAAGGATGATGTTTGTGCTGTATTCATCAATTGTAGTTATAGTGTTACTAGTCATCGTTTGGATTATGCCTAAACACTTAAAAAGACGAGATATGGTGATCATTTGGATTACTCTTTCTTATCTTGAAATTGTCGTCGATTATTACCTAGGCTACACGTTCGAACTATACAAATTTGCTGGTGACAGTGAAGTAAGCCCGGAAGCTTTTACAACGAAGCTTTTTATGGCACCGTTATTTACAATCCCATTTTTAAACTATATGCCTGTAAATTTTAAGTCCTTCGTCCCTTATTGGATAGCCTGGGCAGCTTTTTCTACATTCTTTGAGTGGACTACCGTACAATCTGGCTACTTAACATATACAGGTTGGAAACTATGGTATTCTGCAATTTTTTATTTGCTCATTTTTCCACTTGTAAGATTGTATTATTATTACATAAGGCATCATTGATAATATCATTACGATAGTTATCGATTCACGCACATACCCTCAACAATGAAAAACCTATGACAACTTGTCATAGGTTTATTATTATCGTCTATTGTATAAACTGTGTGAATCCTAAAATGAACAGTACCCATATTCCAATTAACATATGGGAGATACTGACACCAATGATCGATTTTTGCCTTGTGTACATCCAGCCCCAAAATAATCCAGGAATAAATGCTGTTAAAGCGAAAAGCGTACCGATATGAGCATGAGCCATCGCAAACACTAAATTTGATATTAATATTGCTTTGACTTCCTTCCCTTTGTATCTGGTAAAAATCGCGAAAACGCGGATTGTAACCCTGCTCGTGCAATAAACTCTTGCACAAATGAAAACACAATATATACGATGATTGTAAAGATGAAAATGGAATAGCTGAAGCCAACATCAGTAAATGATGCTGTTATATTAAATAATGGGATATGTGAAAATGCCGGTATAAACGTAACCATCCCCCATTTTAGAAGAAGAAAAAATAGGAAGACTGGTGCTGTAAGAACTAAAGCATCTTTCACATCACCTTTCCAATTCTTCAAAGTTAACCCAAATGTTGATAATGGGTAACCACTTTTTCTCATAACCTGATACGTTATAAAGGCAAAACCTAATATTAGTACGATGTCTATGAACGTAGATGCCCCCAATATATCAACGAGTTGCGTTAATGATAGGAGCATTAGTGTATAAATGGAAACAACAATTAAATAGTTTGTTGTAATAACCCCTAGTGCATTGTAGGCTTTTGTTTGCTCACGTTCTTCATCTTTTTTAAAAACAGTGTTATTTTCTCTCTTGAAAATTGTTTGACGGCTTTATTTAATAGTTTCAATTGAAGTGAGTGATTATTTTGTTCTTGAAACAGTTTATACGTATCGATTTTCATGACCATGGATGGATCTAACGCCTTAACGGAATACGTATAATGATGCTCTACCTCTACAATTGATTTTTCACCGATCATACTTTCTGATTCCAAACTCGTAAAAAGGTCCGATGCCTCACCCTGAAAAATACCTAACCTTCCTGTCTTTATAATATAAAGGCTTTTTTGACGTTCACCTTCTTGAATCAACGTTTCGTCTTTTTGAAGGAAGTAATACTGTGAGTAGTTTGAAAGGATATGAACCTCTTCCTCAGTGAATTCATTTGTAAGAAGAGTATCTTTAATTGGTGTATAAATTTCACTTGCTGTCGTCATGACCTTAACCTCTCCTATTTCAAACATACGATGGATAATAAAAGTATCGTCAAAGTTCTACAAGTCTTCCATCATGACATCTAGCCATTGTCTTGCAAATGCATCTGCCGCTTTCTCTTGTGGTATTCTTCGATACCTTTTCTTTTCCTCTGTTGTATATCCATGCTTCATTTTTTCTATATATCTAGTATAAAAATGTTCACCTTTCTCAAAATATCCATATAGCCGATCTTTCTTTGTACTCCCTGATATACCTATATTACCATGAATAAAGTGGCCAATCTCATGCAATAAAATAAAGGAAGAATATTCTAGACACGTAACATGATCTTTTTTTAGGTCTAAAATATACTCTCTATTTTTATAGTCATTAGAGATCGACATAATATTTAAATAAACAATAAACTGACATTCATCACTTTGTTCACTTTCTTCCTCAATGGCAAGCTCCGCTGGAAAATTGATCGGTTCATCTGAAATATAAAAAATAAGATCATCAACAACATATTGAAATAGTGAAGTTCTAAGCCATTCAATCGTCTTTTTGATCCCTTCAAGTGCTTCTTCCATATCTCTTTTAAAAACTTTATAATTTTCAAAGATGACTTTTTCATGTTCATGGATAAATTCTAAGTTCTCAATAATCTTCAAGCTAGCACCTCCAAATTCTAAAACATAAGAATGCTTAGTAGTGGAAATCTTGCTTATTTGAAGCTGATAGGCTGGTTTAGTAAAAACAAGTTGAGGTAATTTAAATGTTTATGCTAAAAAGCTAATATGTATGTAAAGAGGTTTAAGTATAGACTTGTATTTTAAAACTAGTAAAAGATATACAGAAAAAAGCCAGCGAAAATTCGCTGACTTTTTTTCAAGCAGGACAAAGGGTTGCTCTAATCGTACCTCACAACGATTTCGTCCTATATTAAGCTTATTAAAGTTGTGTCATTGCAACGTCATTCTTGTAAATGAATGACGTTCCCTTCCCACTTTAGCATACCGCCTTTTACATTTATGAGGTCAACATATCCATTGTCTTTTAAAATATTTATTGCTTGCATACTTCGATTTCCACTACGACAGATGATCACAGCTGTTTGATCTTTTGGTATTTCTTCATATCTATTTTCTAATTGACTTAAAGGAACATTTGCCATCCCTTCAATGTGACCATCATTAAATTCATGTTCTTCACGTACATCCACATAAAACACATCTTCATGTGCCTCGCTATTCATCATTTCAGCTAATTGATT
The Bacillus shivajii DNA segment above includes these coding regions:
- a CDS encoding cyclic nucleotide-binding domain-containing protein, whose product is MTTASEIYTPIKDTLLTNEFTEEEVHILSNYSQYYFLQKDETLIQEGERQKSLYIIKTGRLGIFQGEASDLFTSLESESMIGEKSIVEVEHHYTYSVKALDPSMVMKIDTYKLFQEQNNHSLQLKLLNKAVKQFSREKITLFLKKMKNVSKQKPTMH
- a CDS encoding rhodanese-like domain-containing protein; the protein is MIKKYYPFLIPIIVLIGFFGYQQFQSAGVEEINTNQLAEMMNSEAHEDVFYVDVREEHEFNDGHIEGMANVPLSQLENRYEEIPKDQTAVIICRSGNRSMQAINILKDNGYVDLINVKGGMLKWEGNVIHLQE
- a CDS encoding CBO0543 family protein; the encoded protein is MLYSSIVVIVLLVIVWIMPKHLKRRDMVIIWITLSYLEIVVDYYLGYTFELYKFAGDSEVSPEAFTTKLFMAPLFTIPFLNYMPVNFKSFVPYWIAWAAFSTFFEWTTVQSGYLTYTGWKLWYSAIFYLLIFPLVRLYYYYIRHH
- a CDS encoding CPBP family glutamic-type intramembrane protease, which gives rise to MFAMAHAHIGTLFALTAFIPGLFWGWMYTRQKSIIGVSISHMLIGIWVLFILGFTQFIQ